Part of the Clostridia bacterium genome is shown below.
TTTGAGCAGTAAATTCAAATCCGGTTTTATTACAATTGTTGGTCAGCCAAATGTTGGGAAGTCTACTTTGCTCAACAAGTTGACGGGGGAAAAGGTTGCTATTGTATCTAATAAACCTCAAACTACAAGAAATACAATAAAGAGCATATTAACTAGTGAAAAATATCAGTTTATATTTATAGATACCCCGGGTATTCATAGACCTAAAAATAAATTGGGGGATTATATGGTGGAGGCTGCTACAAATACTTTTAAAGAAGTAGATATAATTTTATTTGTCACAGATTTATCTAGAGGCAGTAAAGATATAGATTCTAGGATTATTCAGATGTTTAATGATGTAGATACACCGGTGTTTTTGATAATCAATAAAGCTGATATAATTGATAATCGGATTATAAAAGAAAAAGAGGCCGAATATAAATCATTATATGATTTCAATGATATAATTGAGATATCCGCTTTAAGAGGTACTAATGTTGACATATTAGTAGACAAGATTTATTCAGTTATGCCGGAAGGCCCTAAATATTTTCCCGATGATATGTATA
Proteins encoded:
- the era gene encoding GTPase Era; translated protein: MSSKFKSGFITIVGQPNVGKSTLLNKLTGEKVAIVSNKPQTTRNTIKSILTSEKYQFIFIDTPGIHRPKNKLGDYMVEAATNTFKEVDIILFVTDLSRGSKDIDSRIIQMFNDVDTPVFLIINKADIIDNRIIKEKEAEYKSLYDFNDIIEISALRGTNVDILVDKIYSVMPEGPKYFPDDMYTDQPERTIVAEIIREKILELLEQEVPHGIMVEVDTFKERSNRNIIYISANIICEKNSHKGIVIGKRGNMLKEIGRRSRAEIQNLLGTKVYLDLWVKVNKDWRNKSNYLKFFGYK